A stretch of the Archangium violaceum genome encodes the following:
- the cobJ gene encoding precorrin-3B C(17)-methyltransferase codes for MSSGGVLSLVGIGPGDGAHATPAALEAIREAQVVVGYRTYVKLVRHLIEGKEVVQTGMTEEIGRARSAVERARAGANVALISSGDAGVYGMAGLVFEVLRDIGWKRGDAPTLRLIPGITAANSCASRVGAPLVHDSCTISLSDLLTPWPVIAKRIDAAASADFVISLYNPASGRRTRQIVEAHSIIRRYREGTTPVALVKGAYREAEKVVMTDLDHFLDYEIGMLTTVIVGNSHTFLFEGYMVTPRGYTRKYTLEGDVLPGQMPGRSLVLQNQKEEV; via the coding sequence ATGTCTAGCGGAGGAGTCCTGTCCCTCGTCGGAATCGGCCCCGGCGATGGGGCCCACGCCACCCCCGCCGCCCTGGAGGCCATCCGCGAGGCCCAGGTCGTGGTGGGCTACCGCACCTACGTCAAGCTCGTGCGCCACCTGATCGAAGGCAAGGAGGTGGTGCAGACGGGCATGACGGAGGAGATTGGCCGGGCCCGCTCGGCGGTGGAGCGCGCCAGGGCCGGTGCCAACGTGGCGCTCATCTCCTCGGGAGACGCGGGGGTCTACGGCATGGCGGGGCTCGTCTTCGAGGTGCTGCGGGACATCGGTTGGAAGCGTGGTGATGCCCCCACCCTCCGGCTGATCCCCGGCATCACCGCGGCCAACTCCTGCGCGTCGCGCGTGGGGGCCCCACTGGTCCACGACAGCTGCACCATCTCCCTGTCGGACCTGCTCACCCCCTGGCCCGTCATCGCCAAACGCATCGACGCGGCCGCATCCGCCGACTTCGTCATCTCCCTCTACAACCCCGCCAGTGGGCGGCGCACCCGGCAGATCGTGGAGGCCCACTCCATCATCCGCCGCTACCGCGAGGGCACCACCCCGGTGGCGCTGGTGAAGGGCGCCTACCGCGAGGCGGAGAAGGTGGTGATGACCGATCTCGATCACTTCCTGGACTACGAGATCGGCATGCTCACCACCGTCATCGTGGGCAACTCCCACACGTTCCTCTTCGAGGGCTACATGGTGACGCCCCGAGGCTACACGCGGAAGTACACGCTGGAGGGAGACGTGCTGCCGGGACAGATGCCGGGCCGCTCGCTCGTTCTCCAGAACCAGAAGGAGGAGGTCTAG
- a CDS encoding precorrin-3B C(17)-methyltransferase, with protein MARVGRLAGALLASTEGAFFLVGDLKEPCDWAKAGFEPPAQVPGAELPFVRLSPVRPVEVAPPLLVVELEGEALARLLFERLVIRRNGSVSERLWRLVTEHEARPETDARWLAQVPGHVWELVRDSVLRCS; from the coding sequence ATGGCACGCGTGGGACGTCTGGCCGGAGCGCTGCTCGCCTCCACCGAGGGAGCCTTCTTCCTGGTGGGAGATCTCAAGGAGCCGTGTGACTGGGCGAAGGCGGGCTTCGAGCCCCCTGCTCAAGTTCCCGGGGCGGAGCTGCCCTTCGTGCGCCTCTCGCCGGTGCGCCCGGTGGAGGTGGCTCCGCCGCTGTTGGTGGTGGAGCTCGAGGGCGAGGCCCTGGCGCGGTTGCTCTTCGAGCGTCTGGTCATCCGCCGCAATGGCTCGGTGTCGGAGCGGCTGTGGCGGCTCGTCACCGAGCACGAGGCCCGGCCGGAGACGGACGCTCGTTGGTTGGCGCAGGTCCCCGGACACGTCTGGGAGTTGGTGCGCGACTCCGTCCTGCGCTGCTCCTGA
- the cobM gene encoding precorrin-4 C(11)-methyltransferase yields MKVYIIGAGPGDPKLITVRGAELVEQCPVVLYTGSLVPQAVIARARPGARVLDSSSMTLDQIIDVFKEAQAADHDVARVHTGDPSIFGSTAEQIRRLQELGIDYEIIPGVSSFTAAAAVLGKELTLPELSQTVIVTRAEGRTLMPEGEKLEDLARHRATLALFLSAGLIRDVVERLLPSYGPDCPVAVVQKATWPDQKVVRGTLADIGDKVRAERINATAMILVGEVLEAKDFANSRLYDPTFTHRFRRGTDDAR; encoded by the coding sequence ATGAAGGTCTACATCATCGGTGCGGGACCTGGAGATCCGAAGCTCATCACCGTGCGCGGGGCGGAGCTCGTCGAGCAGTGCCCCGTGGTGCTCTACACCGGCTCGCTCGTTCCGCAGGCCGTCATCGCCCGCGCCCGCCCTGGGGCCCGCGTGCTCGACTCCTCGTCGATGACGCTCGATCAGATCATCGACGTCTTCAAGGAGGCCCAGGCGGCGGATCACGACGTGGCCCGCGTGCACACGGGAGATCCCTCCATCTTCGGCTCCACCGCCGAGCAGATCCGCAGGCTCCAGGAGCTCGGCATCGACTACGAGATCATCCCGGGCGTCTCCTCCTTCACCGCAGCGGCCGCGGTGCTGGGCAAGGAGCTGACGCTGCCGGAGCTGTCCCAGACGGTCATCGTCACCCGGGCCGAGGGACGCACCCTCATGCCGGAGGGAGAGAAGCTGGAGGACCTGGCGCGCCATCGTGCCACCCTGGCGCTCTTCCTCAGCGCGGGGCTCATCCGCGACGTCGTGGAGCGGCTGCTGCCCTCCTACGGGCCGGACTGCCCGGTCGCCGTGGTGCAGAAGGCCACCTGGCCGGATCAGAAGGTGGTGCGCGGCACCCTGGCGGACATCGGTGACAAGGTGCGCGCCGAGCGCATCAACGCCACCGCGATGATCCTGGTGGGCGAGGTGCTGGAGGCGAAGGACTTCGCCAACTCGCGCCTGTACGACCCGACCTTCACCCACCGCTTCCGCAGGGGAACGGACGATGCACGCTGA
- the cobA gene encoding uroporphyrinogen-III C-methyltransferase, which yields MHADRPRRIAITGSAGVGKTTLVHALSLRLGLPVVPEETRELITRTGKRLEELPMPERANVLRELWSTRRVREADRREGFVADNCVADFAAYALQHGCSELFPDFSQTPALVAHYDAVFVLPWGALPYERDGVRGDSPMDELRYQLVLESLLRRSIPASRLHFIPDSCTSLEERVRFCEETLGRSPDKERGGFVTLVGAGPGDPGLLTVRAKALLQQAEVVAYDALIPPAVLAEIGPQAERILVGHRNQGATQAGYRLHPAVLEQARAGRHVVRLKQGDPFIFGRGGEEAEELLEAGIPYEVVPGVSSALGAAAYAGIPLTHREHASDVSFVTGHDIEGPRSHTCWEKLGAAGGTLVLFMATRKLEANLARLVECGRSPQTPAAYIASATTPEQVVLVGTLETLAAQVRERNALGPPALVVVGDVVRLRERLAWFERRAHGSGT from the coding sequence ATGCACGCTGACCGTCCACGGCGCATTGCCATCACCGGCTCGGCCGGCGTGGGAAAGACGACGCTGGTGCACGCGCTGAGCCTCCGCCTCGGGCTGCCTGTCGTCCCCGAGGAGACGCGAGAGCTCATCACTCGCACCGGGAAGCGTCTGGAGGAGCTGCCCATGCCCGAGCGTGCGAACGTCCTCCGGGAGCTGTGGTCCACGCGCCGGGTGCGAGAGGCGGATCGGCGCGAGGGCTTCGTGGCGGACAACTGCGTCGCGGACTTCGCCGCCTATGCGCTCCAGCATGGGTGCTCGGAGCTCTTCCCGGACTTCTCCCAGACGCCGGCCCTCGTGGCTCACTACGACGCCGTCTTCGTCCTTCCCTGGGGCGCCCTGCCCTACGAGCGGGACGGAGTCCGCGGAGACAGCCCCATGGACGAGCTGCGCTACCAGCTCGTCCTCGAGTCGCTCCTGCGCCGCTCCATCCCCGCGTCGCGGTTGCACTTCATTCCGGACTCCTGCACCTCTCTGGAGGAGCGGGTGCGCTTCTGCGAGGAGACCCTCGGGCGCTCGCCGGACAAGGAGCGGGGCGGCTTCGTGACCCTGGTCGGTGCGGGGCCGGGAGATCCGGGGCTGCTCACCGTGCGCGCGAAGGCGTTGCTGCAACAGGCGGAAGTAGTGGCCTACGACGCCCTCATTCCTCCGGCGGTGCTCGCGGAGATCGGCCCCCAGGCGGAGCGCATCCTCGTGGGCCACCGCAACCAGGGCGCCACCCAGGCCGGCTATCGGCTGCACCCGGCGGTGCTCGAGCAGGCCCGTGCCGGGCGGCACGTGGTGCGGCTGAAGCAGGGAGATCCGTTCATCTTCGGACGGGGTGGCGAGGAGGCGGAGGAGCTGCTCGAGGCGGGCATCCCCTACGAGGTGGTTCCAGGCGTCTCGTCCGCGCTCGGAGCCGCGGCCTACGCCGGCATCCCGCTGACGCACCGGGAGCACGCCTCCGACGTCTCCTTCGTCACCGGGCACGACATCGAGGGGCCCCGGAGCCACACCTGCTGGGAGAAGCTGGGCGCCGCTGGAGGCACGCTGGTGCTCTTCATGGCCACGCGGAAGCTGGAGGCCAACCTGGCCCGGCTGGTGGAGTGTGGACGCAGCCCCCAGACGCCCGCGGCCTACATCGCCTCGGCCACCACGCCCGAGCAGGTCGTGTTGGTGGGCACGCTGGAAACGCTCGCCGCGCAGGTGCGGGAGCGCAACGCGTTGGGACCTCCGGCCCTGGTGGTGGTCGGTGACGTGGTTCGGTTGCGCGAGCGCCTCGCCTGGTTCGAGCGGCGAGCACACGGGAGCGGGACATGA
- the cobO gene encoding cob(I)yrinic acid a,c-diamide adenosyltransferase, translating to MSAKTPRGLLVVYTGDGKGKTTAALGVVFRALGRGMKPAVVQFIKGKWKTGERTFAETLPGLVFLTMGRGFTWESEDLSRDKRAAQEAWAEARRLMTSGEHEVVVLDELTYVINYGFVPVEEVLEALSARPSHVHVIITGRSAPEPLMAAAELVTEMKCVRHPFEKGVPAQVGLDF from the coding sequence ATGAGCGCGAAGACACCCAGGGGATTGCTGGTCGTCTACACGGGGGATGGCAAGGGGAAGACCACCGCCGCGCTCGGGGTGGTGTTCCGCGCGCTGGGCCGGGGCATGAAGCCCGCGGTGGTGCAGTTCATCAAGGGCAAGTGGAAGACGGGCGAGCGCACCTTCGCGGAGACGCTGCCGGGCCTCGTCTTCCTCACCATGGGCCGGGGCTTCACCTGGGAGAGCGAGGACCTCTCCCGGGACAAGCGGGCCGCCCAGGAGGCGTGGGCCGAGGCCCGGCGCCTGATGACGAGCGGCGAGCACGAGGTGGTGGTGCTCGATGAGCTGACGTACGTCATCAACTACGGCTTCGTCCCCGTGGAGGAGGTGCTGGAGGCACTGTCGGCACGGCCCTCTCACGTGCATGTGATCATCACCGGCCGCTCCGCCCCGGAGCCGCTGATGGCCGCCGCGGAGCTCGTCACCGAGATGAAGTGCGTGCGCCATCCCTTCGAGAAGGGCGTTCCCGCCCAGGTGGGGCTCGACTTCTGA
- a CDS encoding cobyrinate a,c-diamide synthase, with translation MDGTPHIPRLVVAGTASGVGKTTVMVALTRALQARGLKVATFKCGPDYLDPSYHARTTQAPCHNLDGWLMGRDAVISTFRHASQGCDVALIEGVMGLYDGASPDSEEGSAAQVAKWLAAPVLAVVDASGMARTIAAIGTGLAAFDPQLKLAGVFANRVGSRGHLELLQRAALGTGVPVVGGLPEQEALTFPARHLGLLTASEESIPTQRLDAWGALLSEWNDAATFLRLAGEAPALPEAPEEERRQAPVTCRIAVAQDAAFHFYYADNLRRLERLGARCVPFSPLSDTALPPDVHALYLGGGYPELHARQLADNHAMRRAISEFSARGGPIYAECGGMMYLSQGLRTLDGQDYPMVGLVPGVAVMAPKLQALGYVEVETTVRTVLGGAGLRFRGHQFRYSTLEGVPTHGGTLRIRRRRGGVTHTEGFGPPNVLASYVHAHWASNPLVAEGLVSSARAFKEQRT, from the coding sequence ATGGACGGCACTCCTCACATTCCCCGGCTGGTGGTCGCGGGCACCGCCAGCGGCGTGGGCAAGACGACGGTCATGGTGGCCCTCACCCGGGCGCTCCAGGCACGCGGCCTGAAGGTGGCCACCTTCAAGTGCGGCCCGGACTACCTCGATCCGAGCTACCACGCGCGCACCACCCAGGCGCCGTGCCACAACCTCGACGGCTGGCTGATGGGCCGCGATGCCGTCATCTCCACCTTCCGCCATGCCAGCCAGGGCTGCGACGTGGCCCTCATCGAAGGCGTGATGGGGCTCTACGACGGGGCCTCGCCTGACTCGGAGGAAGGGTCAGCGGCGCAGGTGGCCAAGTGGTTGGCGGCGCCCGTGCTCGCGGTGGTGGACGCCTCGGGCATGGCGCGCACCATCGCCGCCATCGGCACCGGGCTGGCGGCCTTCGATCCGCAGCTGAAGTTGGCGGGCGTGTTCGCCAACCGCGTGGGGAGCCGCGGCCACCTGGAGCTGCTCCAGCGCGCGGCGCTCGGCACGGGAGTTCCGGTGGTGGGCGGGCTCCCCGAGCAGGAGGCGCTCACCTTCCCCGCGCGCCACCTGGGTCTCCTCACCGCCTCCGAGGAGAGCATTCCCACGCAGCGCCTCGACGCCTGGGGAGCGCTCCTCTCCGAGTGGAACGACGCGGCCACCTTCCTGCGCCTCGCCGGGGAAGCCCCCGCGCTGCCGGAGGCACCGGAGGAAGAACGCCGGCAGGCCCCCGTCACCTGCCGCATCGCGGTGGCGCAGGATGCCGCCTTCCACTTCTACTACGCGGACAACCTGCGGCGGCTCGAGCGGCTCGGCGCGCGGTGCGTGCCCTTCTCGCCGCTCTCGGACACGGCACTTCCGCCGGACGTGCATGCCCTTTATCTGGGAGGCGGCTATCCGGAGCTGCATGCGCGACAGCTGGCCGACAACCATGCCATGCGCCGCGCCATCTCCGAGTTCTCCGCGCGAGGCGGCCCCATCTACGCCGAGTGCGGAGGGATGATGTACCTCAGCCAGGGTCTCCGCACGCTCGATGGCCAGGACTACCCCATGGTCGGGCTGGTGCCCGGGGTGGCGGTGATGGCGCCCAAGCTGCAGGCGCTCGGCTACGTGGAGGTGGAGACGACGGTGCGCACCGTACTGGGTGGCGCGGGGCTGCGCTTCCGCGGGCACCAGTTTCGCTACTCCACGTTGGAGGGAGTCCCCACCCACGGCGGAACCCTGCGCATCCGTCGGCGTCGCGGCGGCGTCACGCACACCGAGGGCTTCGGTCCGCCCAACGTGCTGGCCTCCTACGTCCACGCCCACTGGGCCTCCAATCCCCTGGTCGCCGAGGGGCTCGTGAGCTCCGCGCGCGCCTTCAAGGAGCAGCGGACATGA
- a CDS encoding adenosylcobinamide amidohydrolase: protein MKAAVATPEVEAPSLEGGGRLLVVRFDRPHAVLSWAVINGGRRRARAVVWRQVRDDELVPGVDPVALLAASLGESSEETVGLLTSRDVSTFDDVRLASGALSARCVATVGLGNALAAGDEPGPLRSVGTINLLCQLSRPLSEGALVEAVALAAEARTAALMEARVPSRRSLRAATGTGTDCIVVAAPEGPGGETYVGKHTRLGSLLGGAVREATSRGIRRWLEERGVR from the coding sequence ATGAAGGCCGCCGTCGCCACGCCGGAGGTGGAAGCGCCCTCGCTGGAGGGAGGCGGGCGACTGCTGGTGGTGCGCTTCGACCGTCCGCACGCCGTCCTCTCCTGGGCCGTCATCAACGGAGGCCGTCGGCGCGCACGGGCGGTGGTGTGGCGGCAGGTGCGCGATGACGAGCTCGTCCCGGGAGTGGATCCGGTGGCCCTGCTCGCGGCGAGTCTCGGAGAGTCGTCCGAGGAGACGGTGGGCCTCCTCACCTCGCGAGACGTGTCCACCTTCGACGACGTGCGCCTTGCTTCCGGTGCGCTCTCGGCGCGCTGCGTGGCCACCGTGGGCCTGGGCAACGCGCTGGCGGCCGGAGATGAGCCCGGGCCGCTGCGCAGCGTGGGCACCATCAACCTCCTGTGTCAGCTGTCCCGTCCCTTGTCTGAGGGGGCGCTGGTGGAGGCGGTGGCGCTGGCGGCCGAGGCCCGGACGGCGGCTCTCATGGAGGCACGTGTCCCCAGCCGCCGGTCACTGCGGGCGGCGACCGGAACGGGCACCGACTGCATCGTGGTGGCGGCGCCGGAGGGGCCCGGAGGCGAGACGTACGTGGGCAAGCACACCCGGCTCGGCAGCCTGTTGGGTGGCGCGGTGCGTGAGGCCACCTCGCGAGGCATACGCCGGTGGCTGGAAGAGCGAGGTGTCCGGTGA
- the cobU gene encoding bifunctional adenosylcobinamide kinase/adenosylcobinamide-phosphate guanylyltransferase: protein MSGRIILVGGGVRCGKSRFALELAQAMGPRRTFVATSEPFDDEMRERARRHREERTGRFETVEEPRRLCEVLEADTADVAVVDCVTLWLSNLLLRGDEPEAILGEVDRLVGVLQRRRSATILVTNEVGMGLVPESPLGRTFRDVSGGAHQRLAAAADEVYFGALGLLLRLKPGSLVVGAAG, encoded by the coding sequence GTGAGCGGAAGAATCATCCTGGTGGGCGGCGGTGTGCGCTGCGGCAAGAGCCGCTTCGCCCTAGAGCTGGCGCAGGCGATGGGACCACGGCGCACCTTCGTCGCCACCTCCGAGCCCTTCGATGACGAGATGCGCGAGCGCGCGCGTCGCCACCGTGAGGAGAGGACGGGCCGCTTCGAGACGGTGGAGGAGCCGCGCCGGTTGTGCGAGGTGCTGGAGGCGGACACGGCGGACGTGGCGGTGGTGGACTGCGTGACGCTGTGGCTGTCCAACCTCCTGCTCCGGGGGGATGAACCGGAGGCCATCCTCGGCGAGGTGGATCGACTGGTGGGCGTGCTTCAGCGGCGGCGGAGCGCCACCATCCTGGTGACGAACGAGGTGGGAATGGGACTCGTCCCCGAGTCGCCGCTGGGACGCACCTTCCGCGACGTGAGTGGTGGAGCGCACCAACGCCTGGCGGCAGCGGCGGACGAGGTGTACTTCGGCGCGCTCGGGCTGCTGCTGCGGCTGAAGCCGGGGAGCCTGGTGGTGGGGGCCGCCGGATGA
- the cbiB gene encoding adenosylcobinamide-phosphate synthase CbiB, with protein sequence MMLDGGTHAALVLGLALAVDLIWGEPPTPVHPVVWMGRLQRRLRRLAPRAPLPAFLHGLGMAITGPVVFGLGSWALIHLVSPWPLLQIALEVYLLKSAFAVRALAEAGLAVFHALHKGDDPAARLALRSLVSRDTSGLEPPLLAAAAVESVAENTSDSVVAPLLFFAVAGVPGALAYRAANTLDAMIGYRGELEWLGKAAARLDDVLNLVPARLSAALLVLACALCGASPARAVLSWWRDGSATESPNAGRPMAAVAGGLGVELEKVGHYRLGTGGRQPRAEDIRRAVFLMVAASLLAAALTAAYVGGEGFRVALASP encoded by the coding sequence ATGATGCTGGACGGAGGAACGCACGCGGCGCTGGTGCTGGGGCTCGCGCTCGCGGTGGACCTCATCTGGGGCGAGCCGCCCACGCCGGTGCACCCCGTGGTGTGGATGGGCCGCCTGCAGCGGCGCCTGCGCCGGCTGGCACCCCGTGCGCCCCTTCCCGCGTTCCTCCATGGACTGGGAATGGCGATCACCGGACCCGTCGTCTTCGGACTCGGAAGCTGGGCACTGATCCACCTCGTCTCTCCCTGGCCTCTCTTGCAGATCGCTCTGGAGGTGTACCTCCTCAAGAGCGCCTTCGCGGTGCGGGCCCTGGCCGAGGCGGGACTGGCCGTCTTCCACGCCCTGCACAAGGGGGATGATCCGGCGGCGCGCCTGGCCCTACGCAGCCTCGTGTCGCGCGACACCTCGGGCCTCGAGCCCCCGCTGCTGGCTGCGGCGGCGGTGGAGTCGGTGGCGGAGAACACCTCGGACTCGGTGGTGGCTCCCCTGCTCTTCTTCGCGGTGGCGGGAGTTCCCGGTGCGCTCGCCTACCGGGCGGCCAATACGCTGGACGCGATGATTGGATATCGCGGCGAGCTGGAGTGGCTGGGCAAGGCCGCCGCCCGGCTGGACGACGTGCTCAACCTGGTGCCGGCGCGTCTGTCCGCGGCGCTCCTCGTGCTGGCGTGCGCGCTGTGTGGTGCCTCTCCCGCCCGGGCGGTGCTCTCCTGGTGGCGAGACGGCTCCGCCACCGAGAGCCCCAACGCCGGCCGTCCCATGGCGGCGGTGGCCGGGGGCCTGGGCGTGGAGTTGGAGAAGGTGGGGCACTACCGGCTGGGAACGGGAGGACGCCAGCCGCGAGCGGAGGACATCCGCCGCGCGGTCTTCCTCATGGTCGCGGCCTCGCTGCTGGCCGCTGCGTTGACGGCCGCCTATGTCGGCGGGGAGGGATTCCGTGTTGCCCTTGCCTCGCCCTGA
- a CDS encoding pyridoxal phosphate-dependent aminotransferase — MLPLPRPELQHLEPAPHGGDAAPGCVDFSTGVSPLPPPEAVLEAFRAADVRRYPHPTALPLREPLARLHGLPLDGVVVGNGSVELIWALARAFAGPGRHALVLTPAFGEYAQAVRASGASVETLAAKGPPFEWDLEVLLATLRRQKPSLLFVCRPSNPCLAVFPLEAIRAAAAAAPETLVVVDEAYQPLFEGVEPMRPEGNIVVLRSLTKVFALPGLRLGYLLGEPRLVRAVQAALPPWNVSAPALAAGREALECLGQVDVVRTEISRLRRAQQTLLTEAGAQVDATGGTFLLCRVPEARPFAAAAVQAGIRVRDCTSLGLPHHIRLGVRPESDHALLRSAWRRVRETFE; from the coding sequence GTGTTGCCCTTGCCTCGCCCTGAGTTGCAGCACCTGGAGCCCGCTCCGCACGGAGGGGACGCCGCGCCAGGGTGCGTGGACTTCAGCACGGGAGTCTCCCCACTGCCGCCTCCGGAGGCGGTGCTCGAGGCCTTCCGCGCCGCCGACGTGCGGCGCTACCCCCACCCCACGGCCCTTCCCCTGAGGGAGCCCCTCGCGAGGCTCCATGGGCTGCCGCTCGATGGAGTGGTGGTGGGCAATGGCTCGGTGGAGCTCATCTGGGCCCTGGCTCGCGCCTTCGCGGGCCCGGGGCGTCACGCGCTGGTGCTCACCCCTGCCTTCGGGGAGTACGCGCAGGCGGTGCGCGCCAGCGGAGCCTCGGTGGAAACGCTGGCCGCGAAGGGGCCGCCCTTCGAGTGGGATCTCGAGGTGTTGCTCGCCACGCTCCGCCGCCAGAAACCTTCCCTCCTCTTCGTGTGTCGGCCGAGCAATCCCTGCCTCGCCGTGTTCCCGCTGGAGGCAATACGCGCCGCCGCGGCCGCCGCGCCCGAAACCCTGGTGGTGGTGGACGAGGCCTACCAGCCGCTCTTCGAGGGCGTGGAGCCCATGCGCCCGGAAGGCAACATCGTCGTGCTGCGTTCCCTCACCAAGGTGTTCGCCCTGCCGGGGCTGCGGCTCGGCTACCTGCTGGGAGAGCCTCGGCTGGTGCGCGCGGTACAAGCAGCCCTCCCACCGTGGAACGTGTCGGCCCCGGCGCTGGCGGCGGGCCGGGAGGCACTCGAGTGCCTCGGGCAGGTGGACGTGGTGCGCACGGAGATCAGCCGGCTGCGGAGAGCACAGCAGACGCTCCTCACCGAGGCTGGCGCCCAGGTGGACGCCACCGGAGGCACGTTCCTGCTGTGCCGGGTGCCCGAGGCCCGCCCCTTCGCCGCCGCCGCCGTCCAGGCCGGCATCCGGGTGCGCGACTGCACCAGCCTGGGCCTCCCCCACCACATCCGCCTCGGAGTGAGACCCGAGTCGGACCATGCCCTTCTGCGCTCCGCCTGGCGGCGCGTCCGGGAGACATTCGAATGA
- a CDS encoding cobyric acid synthase has protein sequence MKARTLMVQGTASSVGKSLLVTALCRIYARRGFKVAPFKSQNMALNSAVTPDGAEIGRAQYAQAEAARAVPCAEMNPILLKPETTSGSQVVVMGKVLGSMHFRDYHRRKPELREVVGQALDTLRERHELVIIEGAGSPAEVNLKDRDLVNMWVAERADAPVVLVTDIERGGALAALVGTLELLEPPERERVRALVVNKFRGDPSLFQGGVSFLEKKCGIRVAGVIPHLGDTGIASEDSLDLRPGEANGGALVSILKLPRLSNFDEFEPLMREPGLEVRWCERPEELEGARLVIIPGTKCTANDLRWMRRTGLAGALVQRVHAGQPVLGICGGYQMLGERILDPLGVESPEPDVAGLGLLPVVTRFEKEKATSPVSLRLGEGLPGMRTAGGMEVRGYEIHCGRVTVAPEARPFGTWLQRGNEACQQAEGCVAAGGAVAGTLVHGLFENESVRRAVLTELGVTAGASRADPYEVLADHFEKALDLAYLDRMVGL, from the coding sequence ATGAAGGCCCGTACCCTGATGGTCCAAGGCACTGCTTCCAGCGTGGGCAAGAGCCTGCTGGTGACGGCCCTCTGCCGCATCTACGCGCGGCGGGGCTTCAAGGTGGCGCCCTTCAAGTCGCAGAACATGGCGCTCAACTCGGCGGTGACGCCGGATGGGGCGGAGATTGGCCGCGCCCAATATGCCCAGGCCGAGGCGGCGCGCGCGGTGCCGTGCGCGGAGATGAACCCCATCCTCCTCAAACCGGAGACGACGTCCGGCTCGCAGGTGGTGGTGATGGGCAAGGTGCTGGGGAGCATGCACTTCCGTGACTACCACCGGCGCAAACCCGAGCTGCGCGAGGTGGTGGGCCAGGCGTTGGACACCCTCCGCGAGCGCCATGAGCTGGTCATCATCGAGGGAGCGGGCAGCCCGGCGGAGGTGAACCTCAAGGACCGCGACCTCGTGAACATGTGGGTGGCCGAGCGCGCCGACGCCCCGGTGGTGCTGGTCACGGACATCGAGCGAGGCGGAGCGCTGGCGGCGCTGGTGGGCACGCTGGAGCTGCTCGAGCCCCCCGAGCGGGAGCGGGTGCGAGCCCTGGTGGTGAACAAGTTCCGCGGTGACCCTTCCCTCTTCCAGGGAGGCGTGAGCTTCCTCGAGAAGAAGTGTGGCATCCGCGTGGCCGGAGTCATCCCCCACCTGGGAGACACGGGCATCGCCAGCGAGGATTCACTGGACCTACGGCCCGGAGAGGCGAACGGCGGGGCACTCGTGAGCATCCTGAAGCTGCCGCGCCTGTCCAACTTCGATGAGTTCGAGCCACTGATGCGCGAACCAGGGTTGGAGGTGCGCTGGTGCGAGCGGCCCGAGGAACTGGAGGGCGCGAGGCTCGTCATCATCCCAGGCACCAAGTGCACGGCGAACGACCTGCGCTGGATGAGGCGCACCGGACTGGCGGGGGCGCTGGTGCAGCGGGTGCACGCCGGGCAGCCGGTGCTGGGCATCTGCGGTGGCTACCAGATGCTGGGCGAGCGCATCCTGGATCCGCTGGGCGTGGAGTCACCGGAGCCGGACGTGGCGGGGCTGGGCCTGCTGCCGGTGGTGACGCGCTTCGAGAAGGAGAAGGCCACCTCGCCGGTGTCGCTGCGACTCGGGGAGGGACTGCCAGGAATGCGCACCGCCGGAGGCATGGAGGTGCGGGGATACGAAATCCATTGTGGCCGGGTAACGGTGGCGCCGGAGGCGCGGCCCTTCGGCACGTGGTTGCAGCGCGGGAATGAAGCGTGCCAGCAAGCCGAGGGCTGCGTCGCGGCTGGAGGCGCAGTGGCCGGAACCCTCGTGCACGGCCTCTTCGAGAACGAGTCGGTGCGGCGAGCGGTGCTGACGGAGCTCGGCGTGACGGCGGGCGCATCACGGGCCGATCCCTACGAGGTGCTCGCCGACCACTTCGAGAAGGCCCTGGACCTCGCCTACCTCGACCGGATGGTGGGGCTGTGA